The following are encoded in a window of Sporocytophaga myxococcoides DSM 11118 genomic DNA:
- a CDS encoding DUF3276 family protein encodes MEENKDQEKVEIYSQRVRAGKRTYFFDIKSTRSNDYYLTITESKRRFKDDGYFYEKHKIFLYKEDFDKFLEALKGTIDHVKTELMPDVDFSKFEDNGERDRDEEGSTPPSDELTWD; translated from the coding sequence GTGGAAGAGAATAAGGATCAAGAAAAAGTAGAAATTTACTCTCAGAGAGTAAGAGCAGGGAAAAGAACGTATTTCTTTGACATTAAGTCAACACGTTCAAACGATTATTATCTTACAATCACTGAGAGTAAGAGGAGGTTTAAAGATGATGGGTATTTTTATGAGAAACACAAAATTTTCCTTTACAAAGAAGATTTTGATAAGTTTCTTGAAGCTTTAAAAGGTACCATTGATCATGTGAAAACTGAATTAATGCCTGATGTGGATTTTTCAAAATTCGAAGATAACGGAGAGAGAGACAGGGACGAGGAAGGATCTACTCCTCCAAGTGATGAATTAACTTGGGATTAA
- a CDS encoding DUF58 domain-containing protein: MKLDLNAIRQFGNIEFLAKQMVEGFITGLHKSPYHGFSVEFAEHRLYNTGESTRHIDWKVYGKTDRLYTKRYEEETNLRCLLLIDTSSSMFYPEKNLGKITFSTMAAACLAYLLQNQRDAVGLCTFSEDIEILTPIKSTPSHLHSIFLQLENLLKENRNEKKSGVANVVHQIADKINKRSLVIIFSDMLENREDKDSIFPALQHLKHNNHEVLLFHVIDSKTEEEFNFEERPYEFIDIEKGQKIKINPSQVKDAYLSATKQYFEDIKLKAGQYKIDFIKADINNGFDQILINYLIKRNKMK, translated from the coding sequence ATGAAGTTAGATTTAAATGCAATAAGGCAATTTGGGAATATTGAGTTCCTGGCTAAACAGATGGTTGAAGGGTTTATTACTGGCTTACACAAATCTCCTTATCATGGTTTTTCAGTTGAATTTGCAGAACACAGACTATATAATACTGGAGAAAGCACCCGACATATCGACTGGAAAGTCTATGGAAAAACAGACCGTTTATATACAAAAAGATATGAAGAAGAGACCAATTTAAGATGTCTTCTCTTAATTGATACATCTTCCTCAATGTTTTACCCAGAGAAAAACTTAGGTAAAATCACTTTTAGTACTATGGCCGCAGCCTGCCTTGCGTATTTACTTCAAAATCAAAGAGACGCGGTAGGCCTTTGTACCTTTTCTGAAGACATAGAAATTCTAACCCCAATAAAATCAACCCCTAGTCACCTTCACTCTATCTTCCTTCAATTAGAAAACCTTCTGAAGGAAAATCGCAATGAAAAAAAATCAGGAGTGGCTAATGTAGTCCACCAGATAGCTGATAAAATTAACAAGAGATCTTTGGTAATAATATTCAGCGATATGCTGGAAAACAGAGAGGATAAAGATAGCATCTTCCCTGCTCTGCAACATTTAAAACACAACAATCATGAGGTTTTACTTTTCCATGTAATTGATTCAAAAACAGAAGAAGAATTTAACTTTGAAGAAAGGCCATATGAGTTTATAGATATTGAAAAAGGGCAAAAAATAAAAATCAATCCGTCGCAAGTTAAGGATGCTTATCTTTCAGCTACTAAGCAATATTTTGAAGATATAAAATTAAAAGCAGGACAGTATAAAATTGATTTTATAAAAGCTGATATCAATAATGGCTTTGATCAGATTTTAATTAATTATCTTATTAAGCGGAATAAAATGAAATAG
- the murB gene encoding UDP-N-acetylmuramate dehydrogenase, with protein MEIKSDVSLKKYNTFGIDVNTKGYTQFKNESELLEILNNEEYKNLPKLVLGGGSNILFTKDFDGLVMHNQIKGIEIIGQNDTSVYIKAGAGELWHDLVLYTVTRGFGGLENLSLIPGSVGAAPVQNIGAYGVEIKDCMESLEAIHIATGDKAVFTNQDCLFGYRDSIFKQHFKGKFVITNVFFKLEKNPHLNISYGAITDTLKEMNVFKPTVKDVSDAVIHIRKSKLPDPSVIGNAGSFFKNPEIPEEQFAKLKLQYPTIPFFPCEPGKVKVPAGWLNEQCGWKGKVIGNAGVHKNQALVLINCGKASGEEIKNLSLEIKKSVTEKFGIELETEVNIL; from the coding sequence ATGGAAATTAAATCAGACGTAAGTTTAAAGAAATACAACACTTTTGGGATAGATGTCAATACAAAAGGGTATACTCAGTTTAAAAATGAGAGCGAGTTATTAGAAATATTGAATAATGAAGAATATAAAAATTTACCCAAACTAGTGCTTGGTGGCGGCAGCAACATCCTATTTACAAAAGATTTTGATGGGCTTGTCATGCATAACCAAATAAAAGGTATTGAAATTATTGGACAAAATGACACTTCTGTCTACATCAAAGCAGGTGCAGGAGAGCTATGGCATGATCTTGTATTGTATACAGTAACTCGAGGTTTTGGAGGGTTAGAAAATTTATCTCTAATTCCCGGTTCTGTAGGTGCTGCCCCAGTCCAAAATATAGGAGCTTATGGAGTAGAAATTAAAGATTGCATGGAAAGCCTTGAAGCTATCCATATTGCAACTGGTGATAAGGCTGTATTTACAAACCAAGATTGTTTATTCGGATACAGAGACAGCATTTTTAAACAGCACTTTAAAGGAAAATTTGTCATCACCAATGTATTTTTTAAACTGGAAAAAAACCCTCATCTCAATATTTCCTATGGAGCTATTACAGATACATTAAAAGAGATGAATGTATTTAAACCAACCGTTAAAGATGTAAGTGATGCTGTTATTCATATCAGAAAATCAAAACTTCCTGATCCTTCGGTAATTGGCAACGCAGGAAGTTTCTTTAAAAATCCTGAAATTCCGGAAGAGCAATTTGCAAAACTAAAGCTTCAATACCCGACTATACCTTTTTTCCCCTGCGAACCTGGAAAGGTAAAGGTTCCGGCAGGTTGGTTAAATGAACAGTGTGGCTGGAAAGGAAAAGTTATCGGCAATGCAGGTGTTCATAAAAATCAGGCCCTGGTTTTAATTAATTGTGGTAAAGCCAGTGGAGAAGAAATCAAAAATCTTTCTTTAGAAATTAAAAAATCCGTAACTGAAAAATTCGGGATTGAGCTGGAAACAGAGGTTAATATTTTATAA
- the ychF gene encoding redox-regulated ATPase YchF → MGLQCGIVGLPNVGKSTLFNALSNAKAEAANYPFCTIEPNVGVITVPDERLIALEQLVNPEKVLPTVIEFVDIAGLVKGASKGEGLGNKFLANIREVDAIIHVVRCFEDENIVHVGGKVDPISDKEIIDTELQLKDLESVDKKILKVEKIAKAGDAKAKKELAILNLFKQTLESGKNARSLQLNSEDELEAVADLHLLTIKPVIYVANVDEGSVIKGNKFVDTLKNGVAEENAQVIVVCAAIESQIAELQEAEEKQMFLQEYGLDESGLNKLIKASYKLLNLITYFTAGVKEVRAWTIKSGWKAPQAAGVIHSDFEKGFIKAEVIKMSDYEKFKTELACKEAGKISIEGKEYVVEDGDIMHFRFNV, encoded by the coding sequence ATGGGACTTCAGTGTGGTATTGTAGGATTGCCCAATGTAGGGAAATCAACTTTGTTCAACGCACTTTCAAATGCTAAAGCAGAAGCGGCTAATTATCCTTTTTGTACAATTGAGCCAAATGTTGGGGTGATTACTGTTCCTGATGAACGTTTAATTGCGCTGGAACAACTAGTCAATCCGGAAAAGGTATTACCAACAGTAATAGAGTTTGTTGATATTGCAGGTCTTGTGAAAGGTGCAAGCAAAGGAGAGGGGTTGGGAAATAAATTTCTTGCCAATATCAGAGAGGTTGATGCTATTATTCACGTTGTCAGATGTTTTGAAGATGAGAACATAGTGCACGTTGGTGGTAAAGTGGATCCAATTTCTGATAAAGAAATTATAGATACAGAGCTTCAACTTAAAGATCTGGAATCGGTAGATAAAAAAATCCTTAAAGTAGAAAAAATAGCTAAAGCTGGTGATGCAAAAGCTAAAAAAGAATTAGCTATCCTAAATCTATTTAAACAAACTCTGGAGAGCGGAAAAAATGCAAGAAGTCTCCAATTAAACAGTGAAGATGAGCTAGAGGCCGTTGCTGATTTGCATTTGCTGACGATTAAGCCTGTTATTTATGTTGCAAATGTAGATGAGGGGTCTGTTATCAAAGGCAATAAATTTGTGGATACATTAAAAAATGGCGTAGCTGAAGAAAATGCTCAGGTAATCGTTGTTTGTGCAGCTATTGAATCTCAAATTGCTGAATTACAGGAAGCTGAAGAAAAGCAGATGTTTCTTCAGGAATATGGTCTTGATGAATCAGGTTTGAATAAACTAATTAAAGCTTCTTATAAATTACTCAATTTAATTACCTATTTTACAGCGGGTGTAAAAGAAGTGAGGGCTTGGACGATAAAGAGTGGTTGGAAAGCTCCTCAGGCAGCGGGTGTTATCCACTCTGATTTTGAAAAAGGATTTATTAAGGCTGAAGTAATTAAAATGTCTGATTACGAGAAGTTTAAAACGGAGTTGGCGTGTAAAGAAGCAGGTAAAATTTCAATTGAAGGAAAAGAATATGTGGTCGAAGACGGTGATATTATGCACTTCCGATTTAATGTTTAA
- the cas6 gene encoding CRISPR-associated endoribonuclease Cas6 codes for MRVRIVFGLTNKGASVPFHHQFLLSGLVNSVMDRHRIEFPDFDLYNFSGLKGQTKVGKEGLHFYSNKVTLVFSSPNEKYIDVFVKALFKMPQVEIGKLLLVPLTVEREAEPQLSTEVKFICISPLVIINPEEKGSDPKKFISPSTDMFSDMLYESTMSRMEKSKRFTPEEIASFYKFQIVPDKDYLTKIREEEKKFARIFPVFHKAEKYEVRGYTFPFTLYADPKVQQFVFDCGLGFYAFKGFGMLDIANADPNQRTTPFNVSND; via the coding sequence TTGAGAGTAAGAATAGTTTTCGGCTTAACAAACAAAGGGGCTTCGGTACCCTTTCACCATCAGTTTTTACTATCCGGGTTAGTAAATTCTGTGATGGACAGACACAGGATTGAGTTTCCTGATTTCGACTTATATAATTTCTCGGGCTTAAAAGGACAAACTAAAGTTGGTAAAGAAGGCTTGCACTTCTATTCTAACAAAGTGACTCTTGTCTTTTCAAGTCCAAATGAAAAATATATAGATGTTTTCGTCAAGGCGTTATTTAAAATGCCTCAGGTTGAAATCGGTAAGTTATTACTCGTTCCTCTCACCGTAGAAAGAGAAGCAGAACCTCAGCTTAGCACAGAGGTGAAGTTTATCTGTATTTCTCCATTGGTAATTATCAATCCGGAGGAAAAAGGAAGTGATCCTAAAAAATTCATTAGTCCTTCTACAGATATGTTTTCTGATATGCTTTATGAAAGTACGATGAGTAGAATGGAAAAATCTAAAAGATTTACTCCTGAAGAAATAGCGTCTTTCTACAAATTCCAGATTGTTCCAGATAAAGACTATCTTACAAAGATAAGAGAGGAAGAAAAGAAATTTGCACGTATTTTCCCTGTTTTTCATAAAGCTGAAAAATACGAAGTAAGAGGATATACGTTCCCTTTTACGTTATATGCAGATCCTAAAGTACAGCAGTTTGTATTTGATTGCGGTTTAGGATTCTATGCCTTTAAGGGCTTTGGAATGTTGGATATCGCTAATGCAGATCCGAACCAAAGAACTACTCCCTTCAATGTTAGTAATGATTAG
- the abc-f gene encoding ribosomal protection-like ABC-F family protein, with product MLSINNLSFYFGSRPLYEDVSLHIKPKDRIGLIGANGTGKSTLLRLITGEYKPDKGDISRSGECTIGFLNQDLLSYDSQESILHVAMQAFEEAMALQKKIDEVLKEMEVDYKDSLVDKLTKLQERFEALDGYSIQSKAEEILEGLGFSTRDLEKPLKTFSGGWRMRVMLAKLLLAKPSLLLLDEPTNHLDLPSIQWIEKYLESYEGAIIVVSHDRYFLDNTVKTVVEVTQQNLHIYAGNYQFYLEEKALRAEIQKGAFENQQSKIRQTERFIDRFKAKASKARQVQSRVKSLERMDMIEDVVEENARVNFRFKFSKNPGRTILSLKNISKSYADLNILRNTHAIIERGDKIALIGANGKGKSTLLRIIAGTENIEGERTEGHNVLQGFFAQHQLESLNVNNSMLDELKEAGSDKSELELRSVLGCFLFSNDDVFKKIKVLSGGEKSRVALAKTLISEANFLLLDEPTNHLDIVSVNILIQALQQYEGTYIVISHDRHFVSQVANKIWFIEDNEIKEYPGTYEEYCYWQEQRVKNPTAAPASPSPKKSEEKPVKNNIEPGKDIQKELKSLQNQLDKTEARITELENKKVKVEEELAKPDVYSNVQKLADINSKYEQLRQQLEEEQQKWDAYAEKIQELEEKK from the coding sequence ATGCTCTCAATAAACAATCTGTCTTTCTATTTTGGTAGTCGTCCACTTTACGAAGATGTTTCCCTACATATAAAGCCTAAAGACAGAATTGGACTAATAGGTGCCAATGGAACAGGCAAATCAACGCTGCTTCGCCTTATTACAGGAGAGTATAAGCCAGACAAAGGAGATATTTCCAGAAGCGGAGAATGTACTATTGGTTTTCTTAATCAGGATCTTCTCTCCTATGATTCTCAGGAGAGCATACTCCATGTAGCGATGCAGGCTTTTGAAGAAGCAATGGCCCTTCAAAAGAAAATCGATGAAGTTCTAAAAGAAATGGAGGTCGATTATAAAGACTCACTAGTTGACAAACTAACTAAACTACAAGAAAGATTTGAAGCATTGGATGGTTATTCGATTCAATCCAAAGCAGAAGAAATACTAGAGGGACTTGGCTTTTCCACTAGAGATCTGGAGAAACCTTTAAAAACATTTTCCGGAGGATGGAGAATGCGGGTGATGCTTGCTAAACTCCTTTTAGCAAAACCATCGCTCCTTCTTCTTGATGAGCCTACCAACCACCTTGACCTTCCATCCATTCAATGGATAGAGAAATATCTAGAAAGTTATGAAGGTGCTATTATTGTAGTTTCTCACGACCGGTATTTTCTTGATAATACTGTAAAAACGGTTGTGGAAGTAACTCAGCAGAATCTTCACATATATGCTGGTAACTATCAATTTTACCTTGAAGAAAAGGCCCTTAGGGCCGAGATTCAGAAAGGAGCCTTTGAAAATCAGCAATCCAAAATCCGCCAAACGGAGCGTTTTATAGACCGTTTCAAAGCAAAAGCATCTAAAGCACGCCAAGTCCAATCACGTGTAAAATCTTTAGAACGTATGGATATGATTGAGGATGTAGTGGAGGAAAATGCAAGGGTTAACTTCAGATTTAAGTTTAGCAAAAATCCAGGAAGAACAATTCTCTCGTTAAAAAATATTTCAAAGTCTTATGCAGACCTTAATATTTTAAGGAATACACATGCAATCATTGAAAGAGGAGATAAAATAGCCCTGATTGGCGCGAATGGTAAAGGAAAATCTACTCTTTTAAGAATCATAGCAGGTACTGAAAATATAGAAGGAGAAAGAACAGAAGGACACAATGTTCTTCAAGGATTTTTTGCACAGCACCAGCTTGAATCTCTAAACGTTAACAACTCTATGCTGGATGAGCTTAAAGAAGCTGGCAGCGACAAATCAGAGTTAGAGCTTCGCTCAGTACTGGGCTGTTTCCTCTTTTCAAATGATGATGTTTTCAAAAAAATCAAAGTATTATCAGGAGGAGAAAAATCAAGAGTAGCACTTGCCAAAACACTGATTTCAGAAGCCAATTTTCTGTTGCTGGATGAGCCAACAAACCACCTGGATATTGTCTCTGTGAATATTCTGATACAGGCTCTTCAACAATATGAAGGAACCTATATTGTAATTTCGCACGACAGACATTTTGTGTCTCAGGTAGCTAATAAAATCTGGTTTATAGAAGACAATGAAATAAAAGAGTATCCCGGAACCTACGAAGAATACTGTTACTGGCAGGAACAAAGAGTTAAAAATCCGACAGCTGCACCTGCAAGCCCTTCACCTAAGAAATCTGAAGAAAAGCCTGTTAAAAATAATATTGAACCAGGAAAGGATATCCAAAAAGAACTAAAGAGCCTCCAAAATCAACTGGATAAAACTGAAGCAAGAATAACGGAACTGGAAAATAAAAAAGTAAAAGTAGAAGAAGAATTGGCAAAGCCTGACGTTTATAGTAATGTTCAAAAACTTGCAGATATTAACTCTAAATATGAGCAGCTTCGTCAGCAACTGGAAGAAGAACAGCAGAAATGGGATGCATATGCAGAAAAAATCCAAGAGCTTGAAGAGAAAAAATAA
- a CDS encoding deoxycytidylate deaminase, with translation MHKPAFDDIYMELAVNLSKRSHCVKRQVGAVLTKDTRIISIGYNGPPAGTHNCDEEWPGEGCPRDSKGSCSLALHAEQNAIIYAIDNGAIIKGSTIYVTLSPCIACARVIFSLGISKVIFLHSYAEYKGIASDEGVDFLRKFGVEVEKYKGELPHFTPNDVSRG, from the coding sequence ATGCATAAACCCGCTTTTGATGATATTTATATGGAACTGGCTGTAAATCTTTCCAAAAGATCTCACTGTGTAAAAAGACAAGTAGGAGCAGTACTTACCAAAGATACCAGAATTATTTCAATTGGTTATAATGGACCTCCTGCTGGTACTCATAATTGCGATGAAGAATGGCCAGGAGAGGGGTGCCCGCGGGATTCAAAAGGAAGCTGTTCTCTTGCCTTGCATGCTGAACAAAATGCCATTATCTATGCAATAGATAATGGTGCAATAATTAAGGGATCAACTATATATGTTACACTCTCCCCCTGTATTGCCTGCGCCAGAGTTATTTTCAGTCTTGGAATTTCAAAAGTAATTTTCCTTCATTCATATGCTGAATATAAAGGTATTGCGAGTGATGAAGGCGTAGACTTTTTAAGGAAGTTTGGTGTCGAAGTTGAAAAATACAAGGGTGAGTTACCTCATTTTACCCCTAATGATGTAAGTCGAGGTTAA
- a CDS encoding DUF5103 domain-containing protein: protein MIKSKFLRRLSSLLFISGIIQLIFSSNLKSQDKALVTRDCVYEETFKTVLLYPANSGTNDELNTPIVPLIQNVPLILEFDELGENTSSLYLKIIHCNADWTISSLSTVQYLDGYNENFIEDRKSSIGTRIPYTHYKTTLPKVKVTGNYLAVIYRSGDESDLILTKRFIVFDSKVAIVAEQKPSTGINQRFTHQQLDFNILYPNMEIINPRGSVKVVIRQNNRWDKVIDNLQPLYVQEDIHKLDYNFFNLENNFPGGNEFRTFSTRSVKFNDINVDKISIQPDFAEAFLKRDLSTNNQAYALYPDIDGRFVVELYETKTKEVEPDYIFTNFLLDTKEPVPGKVFVVGSFNNYDLGPGSELLFNSETNTYQLKTLLKQGYYNYRYAFVPQGSKISDEVFFEGSHFATQNLYDFIVYYRPPGARSDVVVGYKSININGRK, encoded by the coding sequence ATGATAAAATCTAAATTTTTAAGGAGACTTTCTAGTCTCCTATTTATTTCGGGCATTATCCAACTGATTTTTAGTAGTAATTTAAAATCACAAGACAAAGCCCTAGTTACACGTGATTGTGTATATGAAGAAACGTTTAAAACGGTATTGCTATATCCTGCTAATTCAGGAACCAATGATGAATTGAATACTCCCATAGTACCTTTAATTCAGAATGTGCCGCTGATTTTAGAATTTGATGAATTAGGAGAAAATACATCGAGCTTATACCTGAAAATCATTCACTGCAATGCAGACTGGACGATCTCTAGCCTTAGCACAGTTCAATACCTTGATGGCTACAATGAAAATTTTATTGAGGATAGAAAGTCATCAATAGGAACACGAATTCCTTATACTCATTACAAAACAACGTTACCTAAAGTAAAAGTAACAGGCAATTACCTTGCGGTCATCTATAGAAGTGGTGATGAATCAGATTTAATTTTAACCAAGAGGTTTATTGTTTTTGATAGCAAAGTAGCTATAGTAGCTGAGCAAAAACCTTCTACAGGAATTAATCAACGCTTCACCCACCAACAACTGGATTTTAATATATTGTACCCTAATATGGAAATTATAAATCCCAGAGGTTCTGTAAAAGTAGTTATTCGGCAAAACAATAGATGGGATAAAGTAATAGACAATTTGCAACCCTTATATGTCCAAGAGGATATCCATAAACTTGATTACAATTTCTTTAACCTAGAAAATAATTTTCCTGGCGGAAACGAATTCAGGACATTCAGTACTAGGAGTGTAAAGTTTAATGATATTAATGTAGATAAAATATCTATTCAGCCAGATTTTGCGGAAGCTTTTTTAAAGAGAGATCTTAGCACAAATAACCAAGCTTACGCACTTTATCCTGATATTGACGGGCGTTTTGTTGTGGAGCTTTACGAAACAAAGACAAAAGAAGTGGAACCTGATTATATATTTACAAATTTCTTACTGGATACCAAAGAACCTGTACCGGGTAAGGTATTTGTGGTAGGATCATTTAATAATTATGACTTAGGGCCTGGTTCTGAATTATTATTTAATAGTGAAACAAACACATATCAATTGAAAACCTTATTAAAACAAGGCTATTACAATTACAGATATGCTTTTGTACCACAAGGAAGCAAAATCAGTGATGAAGTTTTTTTTGAAGGATCTCATTTCGCGACCCAGAATTTGTACGATTTTATAGTCTATTATAGACCACCGGGAGCGAGATCTGATGTTGTGGTAGGTTATAAATCAATTAATATAAACGGAAGAAAGTAA
- a CDS encoding septal ring lytic transglycosylase RlpA family protein: MKKRLFFFLFFTWKVVLFAQTNSSEEGLASYYADKFHGRRTASGDKYHKNKLTAAHRTLPFHTKVKVTNLSNDSSVIVTINDRGPYGKGKIIDLSYCAAKELNFIKKGVTKVKIEILSDSLIIQDTVSKSNTAILDKAEKAIPSSPGSYDFNFNKTELKGYYIQTGAYKDSEVLSEEINRLQEKIDPNNIYIEVIKVKNTIINRLLIGPYEKKKGEAEIAALQKNGISGFLKSY; this comes from the coding sequence ATGAAAAAACGACTCTTCTTTTTTCTGTTTTTCACTTGGAAAGTAGTATTGTTTGCCCAAACTAATTCTTCTGAAGAAGGATTAGCCAGCTATTATGCTGACAAATTTCATGGTCGAAGGACAGCTTCGGGAGATAAATATCACAAAAATAAACTTACAGCAGCTCACAGAACCCTCCCCTTTCACACCAAAGTTAAAGTAACAAACCTATCTAACGACAGTTCAGTAATTGTCACCATTAATGATAGGGGACCTTATGGGAAAGGAAAAATAATTGATCTTTCTTATTGTGCTGCTAAGGAGCTAAATTTTATCAAAAAAGGTGTAACTAAGGTAAAAATTGAAATATTGAGTGACAGTTTAATTATTCAGGATACAGTTTCTAAATCTAATACAGCTATCCTAGATAAAGCTGAAAAGGCGATTCCTTCTTCTCCTGGATCATATGATTTTAACTTTAATAAAACTGAATTAAAGGGATATTATATTCAAACAGGAGCCTACAAAGATTCCGAAGTTTTATCGGAAGAAATTAACCGGCTTCAGGAAAAAATTGATCCAAATAATATTTATATTGAAGTTATTAAAGTCAAAAACACTATTATAAACAGACTACTTATAGGTCCTTACGAAAAAAAGAAGGGAGAAGCTGAAATAGCTGCGCTTCAGAAAAATGGGATCTCGGGATTTTTAAAAAGTTATTAA
- a CDS encoding c-type cytochrome, which translates to MSLTNTINRSAITLLLLFLSLFVSLPSNGQEKPAAGAAGADPAKVAEGAKLFEANCKACHAVNDVVVGPALKDVNKRRPIAWIVNFVHNSQKVIASGDPYAVELFNKYNKTEMKSFPELSEDQIKSIVAYIVDEGGKAKVTPGPTTTTDPNQPEDKSKGEGEYSGIILILIIIVLVLVLVMLVVFLSVLKRYLKDKEEKLAESDREIVNQKFDILKVIKSKGFLSIVGIIFVSLALRACWNNMFYVGVDQGYAPIQPIPFSHKLHAGQYKIDCNYCHTGVTKGKQANIPSLNICMNCHSQIKSGPRFGQDGIAKVIDAYNSNKPVKWVRVHNLPDLAYFNHAQHVKVGGIECKTCHGQIDTMEVVRQHSPLTMGWCINCHRETAVNGKDNAYYDKLLELHSKKGPLKVAENGGLECAKCHY; encoded by the coding sequence ATGTCCTTAACCAATACCATCAATCGCTCGGCGATTACTTTGTTATTACTTTTTCTTTCACTTTTTGTCAGTTTGCCATCGAATGGTCAGGAGAAACCGGCTGCGGGCGCAGCAGGAGCCGATCCAGCAAAGGTAGCTGAAGGTGCAAAGTTGTTTGAAGCAAATTGTAAGGCTTGTCACGCTGTCAATGACGTAGTTGTTGGGCCTGCGCTGAAAGATGTGAACAAAAGAAGACCAATCGCCTGGATTGTAAACTTCGTTCACAATTCACAGAAAGTAATTGCAAGTGGAGATCCGTATGCTGTTGAGCTTTTCAACAAATACAACAAAACTGAAATGAAATCTTTCCCTGAACTTTCAGAGGATCAGATTAAAAGTATTGTAGCATATATTGTAGATGAAGGTGGAAAAGCTAAAGTTACCCCTGGGCCAACGACAACTACAGATCCAAATCAGCCAGAGGATAAATCTAAAGGAGAAGGCGAATATTCTGGCATAATCCTTATCCTTATCATCATCGTTCTAGTTCTAGTTCTTGTAATGTTAGTTGTATTTCTTTCGGTATTGAAAAGATACCTGAAAGACAAAGAAGAAAAACTTGCAGAATCTGACAGAGAAATAGTAAATCAAAAATTTGATATACTAAAAGTAATAAAAAGCAAAGGATTCCTTTCTATAGTAGGTATCATCTTTGTTTCCTTAGCACTCAGAGCTTGCTGGAACAACATGTTCTATGTAGGTGTAGATCAAGGCTATGCTCCAATACAGCCAATACCATTCTCTCATAAACTTCACGCTGGTCAGTACAAAATCGATTGTAACTATTGCCACACTGGAGTAACTAAAGGTAAACAAGCAAACATCCCATCTTTGAATATCTGTATGAACTGCCACTCTCAAATTAAGAGCGGTCCAAGATTCGGTCAGGATGGAATTGCAAAAGTTATTGACGCTTACAATTCAAATAAGCCTGTGAAATGGGTAAGAGTACACAACCTTCCTGATCTTGCTTACTTCAACCATGCCCAACACGTGAAAGTGGGTGGTATAGAATGTAAGACATGTCACGGTCAGATCGATACCATGGAAGTTGTAAGACAGCACTCACCTTTAACAATGGGATGGTGCATCAATTGCCACAGAGAGACTGCGGTGAACGGAAAAGACAATGCTTATTATGACAAGCTCCTTGAGCTTCATTCTAAGAAAGGTCCGTTGAAAGTTGCTGAAAACGGAGGTCTTGAGTGTGCAAAATGTCACTATTAA